The Streptomyces sp. NBC_00224 genome has a window encoding:
- a CDS encoding aspartate kinase, whose product MALSNGGGDPSHAERPDRRGPVVHKYGGSSLATLKQVRAVAQRVAAARRTGRDVVVVVSARGNTTDRLLRLTESVGAPPAGRETDQLLATGESASAALLAMALHRTGVRAVSLVGAQTGILATGAHGRGVIVAVDTEAIGEVLAQGAVAVVAGFQGLTARRDVITLGRGGSDTTAVAVAAELGAAHCEIYTDVDGVFTADPRMLPAASVLPVVDVDVMAEMSFAGARVMHARAVELAALRKVDIHVKHSARPGPGTVIAAREETKADMLESPTTVTGVVLDTDVARVTLRFGAGDADAATDVFAFLARESLSVDMAALSDESTGVNIGITLHTDDVQPLRDFLARRPGPPGRPMESDEGITKLSLVGTGLLSRPDSTARLLRCLKSEAIAPSSVSTSQMRISVTVPDDDAVRAARVLHDEFGLAALNAGTGFTAPVPA is encoded by the coding sequence ATGGCTCTCTCGAACGGCGGAGGTGACCCCTCGCACGCCGAACGCCCCGACCGGCGCGGGCCCGTGGTGCACAAGTACGGCGGGAGCTCGCTCGCCACGCTCAAGCAGGTCCGGGCCGTGGCGCAGCGGGTCGCGGCCGCCCGCCGCACCGGCCGCGACGTGGTCGTCGTGGTCTCGGCCCGGGGGAACACCACCGACCGGCTGCTCCGGCTGACGGAGTCCGTCGGGGCGCCCCCGGCGGGCCGGGAGACCGACCAGCTGCTCGCGACCGGCGAGAGCGCGTCCGCCGCGCTGCTCGCCATGGCCCTGCACCGCACCGGGGTGCGGGCGGTGTCCCTGGTCGGCGCCCAGACCGGCATCCTGGCGACCGGCGCACACGGCCGGGGCGTGATCGTCGCCGTGGACACCGAGGCCATCGGCGAGGTGCTCGCCCAGGGCGCGGTCGCGGTGGTCGCCGGGTTCCAGGGGCTGACCGCGCGGCGCGACGTGATCACCCTGGGGCGCGGCGGGTCGGACACCACGGCGGTGGCCGTGGCCGCCGAACTCGGCGCCGCCCACTGCGAGATCTACACCGACGTCGACGGCGTGTTCACCGCCGACCCCCGGATGCTGCCCGCCGCCTCGGTCCTGCCGGTCGTGGATGTCGACGTGATGGCCGAGATGTCGTTCGCCGGCGCCAGGGTCATGCACGCCCGGGCCGTGGAGCTGGCCGCGCTGCGCAAGGTCGACATCCACGTCAAGCACTCGGCACGGCCCGGCCCCGGGACCGTGATCGCCGCCAGGGAGGAGACGAAAGCCGACATGCTCGAATCACCGACGACCGTCACCGGAGTGGTCCTCGACACGGACGTGGCCCGGGTGACCCTGCGCTTCGGCGCGGGCGACGCGGACGCGGCGACCGACGTCTTCGCCTTCCTCGCCCGTGAGTCCCTCTCCGTCGACATGGCGGCGCTCTCCGACGAGAGCACGGGCGTGAACATCGGCATCACCCTGCACACCGACGACGTACAGCCGCTGCGGGACTTCCTGGCCCGGCGCCCCGGCCCGCCGGGCCGGCCCATGGAGTCCGACGAGGGGATCACCAAGCTCTCCCTGGTCGGTACGGGACTGCTCAGCCGCCCGGACAGCACCGCCCGACTGCTGCGCTGCCTCAAGTCCGAGGCGATCGCGCCCAGTTCCGTCTCCACTTCGCAGATGCGGATCTCGGTGACCGTCCCGGACGACGACGCGGTCCGGGCCGCCCGGGTCCTGCACGACGAGTTCGGTCTCGCCGCACTCAACGCCGGGACGGGGTTCACCGCGCCCGTGCCCGCCTGA
- a CDS encoding 2-amino-3,7-dideoxy-D-threo-hept-6-ulosonate synthase → MMLHHSFARQLRLRRIHRHGGDRLLVVPLDHSVTDGPLTGGNRLDHLVGQLADNGVDAVVLHKGSLRYVDSARFARTSLIVHLSASTVHAPDPNDKYLVASVEECLRLGADAVSVHVNLGSTQERQQVADMAAVADACDRWNVPLLAMMYPRGPKITNPRDPALIAHAASLAADLGADIVKTVCAESIAEMRDITSASPVPLIVVGGPREPDETRVLAYVDEALRGGASGVAMGRNVFLAPDPGAMAAKVARLIHPVPHDLPAHSAAPEALAVPLTTVS, encoded by the coding sequence ATGATGTTGCACCATTCCTTCGCACGGCAGCTGCGGCTGCGGCGGATCCATCGCCACGGCGGCGACCGGCTGCTGGTCGTCCCGCTGGACCATTCGGTCACCGACGGCCCGCTGACCGGCGGCAACCGTCTCGACCACCTGGTCGGGCAGCTGGCGGACAACGGCGTGGACGCGGTGGTCCTGCACAAGGGCAGTCTGCGGTACGTCGACTCCGCCCGGTTCGCCCGCACCTCGCTGATCGTGCATCTGAGCGCCAGCACCGTGCACGCCCCCGACCCCAACGACAAGTACCTGGTCGCCAGCGTCGAGGAGTGCCTGCGGCTCGGCGCGGACGCGGTCAGCGTGCACGTCAACCTCGGCTCCACGCAGGAGCGGCAGCAGGTCGCGGACATGGCCGCCGTGGCGGACGCCTGCGACCGGTGGAACGTGCCGCTGCTCGCCATGATGTACCCGCGCGGCCCGAAGATCACCAACCCGCGCGACCCGGCGCTGATCGCCCACGCGGCCTCGCTCGCCGCCGATCTGGGCGCCGACATCGTCAAGACCGTCTGCGCCGAGTCCATCGCCGAGATGCGCGACATCACCTCCGCGTCCCCGGTCCCGCTCATCGTCGTCGGCGGCCCCCGGGAGCCCGACGAGACCCGGGTCCTCGCCTACGTCGACGAGGCGCTGCGCGGCGGCGCCAGCGGCGTGGCGATGGGCCGCAACGTCTTCCTCGCGCCGGACCCCGGGGCCATGGCCGCCAAGGTCGCCCGGCTGATCCACCCCGTACCGCACGACCTGCCCGCGCACAGCGCGGCTCCCGAGGCTCTCGCCGTACCGCTGACCACCGTCTCTTAA